One genomic region from Bradyrhizobium icense encodes:
- a CDS encoding DUF2147 domain-containing protein, whose protein sequence is MLHCLRTVARTIVYSGIILATGLNAATAADPTGDWKVADGVANIRVAQCNGNMWGVVSWEKTPGGKDKNNPDVAKQSRPTLGMPILIDMKKKPGVDAWEGEVYNAKDGQNYSSTIKPIGTDQLEIQGCVLGFLCGGETWTRVGPPIPSSSSNSMAKGAPKGPAGAPPKTAAPAPAQPKTTGAVNPAPASKAAPGQKQAAGQPGDIGDICLLPDIARFAH, encoded by the coding sequence ATGTTGCACTGCCTAAGAACTGTCGCGCGCACAATAGTTTATTCGGGAATCATTTTAGCCACAGGTCTTAATGCGGCGACGGCCGCCGATCCCACCGGTGACTGGAAAGTGGCCGATGGTGTTGCCAACATTCGCGTCGCCCAATGCAACGGCAACATGTGGGGCGTCGTTTCCTGGGAAAAGACGCCGGGCGGCAAGGACAAGAACAATCCGGATGTCGCCAAGCAGAGCCGGCCGACTTTGGGCATGCCGATCCTGATCGACATGAAGAAAAAGCCCGGCGTCGATGCGTGGGAAGGTGAAGTTTATAACGCCAAGGACGGACAAAACTACAGCTCGACTATCAAGCCGATTGGGACCGACCAACTCGAGATTCAGGGCTGCGTGCTCGGCTTCCTGTGCGGCGGCGAGACCTGGACCCGTGTCGGTCCGCCGATCCCCTCGAGCTCCAGCAACAGCATGGCCAAGGGCGCGCCGAAGGGCCCAGCCGGTGCACCACCCAAGACCGCAGCCCCGGCACCGGCGCAGCCGAAGACCACGGGTGCGGTAAATCCTGCGCCCGCGTCCAAGGCCGCGCCCGGTCAGAAGCAGGCGGCCGGCCAGCCTGGCGATATCGGCGATATCTGCCTACTGCCCGACATCGCGCGGTTTGCCCATTAA
- a CDS encoding MMPL family transporter gives MLTSIVVAIVRTSTRFATLVVIVSLLLAVGASYYGARNFAINTDINILISPDLDWRQRDNQFEQAFDREKLILAVVEAPTPELASAASKALATKLSGDTKHFESVQPLGSGEFFEKNGLLFLPVEEVGKVAGQLEAAAPLIEIMAGDPSIRGLTGALETGLAGVKRGQVKLDNTERPFNLISQTVEDILSKGTATFSWRELVSDAPLTDADRRAFIEFKPKLDYNALEPGKDATDAIRQAATELDFAGQYDARVRLTGPVPIANEEYSTVQDGAIVNGVATVLIVLVILWMALHSAKIIFAVFLNLFIGLAITTAVGLMMVGSLNLLSIAFAVLFVGLGVDFGIQFSVRYRSERFKNEDMALALESAARRSAVPLSLAAMATAAGFLCFLPTDYKGISELGKIAGAGMLIAFISSITVLPAILKLLHPPGESEPVGYAFLAPVDAFLERHRVIIVAGTLLLVVAGLPLLYFMKFDFNPINLRNPKAESIATFLDLRKDPNTGANAINVLTNSEAEAKKIEARLEKLPEVLRVMSIDSFVPEDQPAKLQLIAKAAKVVGPALNPDSVDAAPTDEENVEALKSSVDSLRRTAGDGKGPGAVASRRLADALSKLAGSDQTTRDKAQNIFVAPLKIVFDQLRNTMQAGPVTLKTLPPELLNSWKSKDGLIRVEALPKGDPNDNDNLRRFADAVLAAEPNAIGGPVSILKSGDTIVKAFIHAGIWALAVISLLLWLTLRRVTDVLMTMVPLLVAGAVTLELCVLIELPLNFANIVALPLLLGVGVAFKIYYVVAWREGRTNLLQSSLTRAIFFSALTTATAFGSLWLSSHPGTASMGKLLALSFVITLAAVLLFQPALMGKPRDVGQ, from the coding sequence GTGCTGACCAGTATTGTTGTCGCCATTGTCAGAACCTCTACGCGGTTTGCCACTCTCGTTGTCATCGTCTCGCTGCTTCTCGCGGTAGGGGCGAGCTACTACGGGGCTCGCAATTTCGCCATCAATACCGATATCAACATCCTGATTTCGCCCGACCTCGACTGGCGCCAGCGCGACAATCAGTTCGAGCAGGCCTTCGACCGTGAAAAGCTGATTCTGGCTGTCGTCGAGGCGCCGACCCCGGAACTTGCCAGTGCTGCTTCCAAGGCGCTTGCCACGAAGCTGTCCGGCGACACCAAACATTTCGAATCGGTGCAGCCGCTGGGTTCCGGCGAATTCTTCGAGAAGAACGGACTATTGTTCCTTCCAGTGGAGGAAGTCGGCAAGGTCGCCGGCCAGCTCGAAGCCGCGGCGCCCCTCATAGAGATCATGGCCGGCGATCCGTCGATCCGCGGCCTGACCGGTGCGCTGGAAACCGGGCTTGCCGGCGTCAAGCGCGGGCAGGTCAAGCTCGACAATACCGAGCGCCCCTTCAACCTGATCAGCCAGACGGTCGAGGACATCCTGAGCAAGGGGACGGCGACGTTCTCCTGGCGCGAGCTCGTCAGCGACGCGCCTTTGACCGATGCCGACCGCCGCGCCTTCATCGAATTCAAGCCGAAGCTCGACTACAACGCGCTCGAACCCGGCAAGGACGCGACCGACGCGATTCGGCAGGCCGCGACCGAGCTCGACTTCGCCGGCCAGTACGACGCGCGCGTTCGCCTGACCGGCCCGGTTCCGATCGCCAACGAGGAATATTCGACCGTGCAGGACGGCGCGATCGTCAATGGCGTCGCAACCGTTCTGATCGTCCTGGTGATCCTCTGGATGGCGCTGCACTCGGCGAAGATCATCTTCGCGGTGTTCCTCAATCTGTTCATCGGCCTTGCTATCACGACCGCGGTCGGCCTGATGATGGTGGGTTCGCTGAACCTGCTGTCGATCGCATTCGCTGTGCTGTTCGTCGGGCTCGGCGTCGATTTCGGCATTCAATTCAGTGTCCGCTACCGTTCGGAGCGTTTCAAGAACGAGGATATGGCGCTGGCGCTGGAGAGCGCAGCTCGACGTTCCGCGGTCCCGCTGTCGCTCGCCGCCATGGCGACCGCCGCCGGCTTCCTGTGTTTCCTGCCGACCGATTACAAGGGCATTTCCGAGCTCGGCAAGATTGCCGGCGCCGGCATGCTGATCGCGTTCATATCGAGCATCACGGTGCTGCCGGCCATACTAAAGCTGCTGCACCCGCCAGGCGAAAGCGAGCCTGTCGGTTATGCGTTTCTGGCGCCGGTCGACGCGTTCCTCGAGCGGCACCGCGTCATCATCGTCGCCGGAACGCTGCTGCTCGTGGTGGCGGGCCTGCCGCTGCTCTACTTCATGAAGTTCGACTTCAACCCGATCAACCTGCGCAATCCGAAGGCCGAATCGATCGCGACCTTCCTCGACCTGCGCAAGGATCCCAACACCGGCGCCAACGCCATCAACGTGCTGACCAATTCGGAGGCCGAAGCGAAAAAGATCGAGGCGCGGCTGGAAAAGCTGCCCGAAGTCCTGCGCGTGATGTCGATCGACAGTTTCGTGCCCGAAGACCAGCCGGCCAAGCTCCAGTTGATCGCGAAAGCGGCCAAGGTGGTCGGCCCCGCGCTCAATCCCGACTCGGTCGATGCCGCTCCCACAGATGAAGAGAATGTGGAGGCGCTGAAGAGTTCGGTCGACAGCCTGCGCAGGACCGCGGGCGACGGCAAGGGGCCGGGCGCGGTCGCCTCGCGAAGGTTGGCCGATGCGCTGTCGAAGCTTGCCGGAAGCGACCAGACGACGCGCGACAAGGCCCAGAACATCTTCGTCGCCCCGCTCAAGATCGTGTTCGACCAGCTCAGGAACACGATGCAAGCCGGGCCGGTGACGCTGAAGACGCTGCCGCCGGAACTGTTGAATAGCTGGAAGTCCAAGGACGGGCTGATCCGCGTCGAGGCGCTGCCGAAGGGCGATCCCAACGACAACGACAATTTGCGCCGCTTTGCCGATGCGGTTCTGGCCGCCGAGCCAAATGCGATCGGCGGACCGGTGTCGATCCTCAAATCCGGCGACACCATCGTGAAGGCGTTCATTCACGCCGGGATCTGGGCGCTGGCGGTGATCAGCCTGTTGCTCTGGCTGACGTTGCGGCGCGTCACCGACGTGCTGATGACGATGGTGCCGCTGTTGGTGGCGGGCGCGGTGACGCTGGAGCTCTGCGTGCTGATCGAACTGCCGCTCAACTTCGCCAACATCGTAGCATTGCCGCTGCTGCTCGGCGTCGGCGTTGCCTTCAAGATCTATTACGTCGTGGCCTGGCGCGAGGGCAGGACGAATCTGCTGCAGTCCAGCCTCACGCGCGCAATCTTTTTCTCGGCGCTGACGACCGCGACCGCGTTCGGAAGTCTGTGGCTATCCAGTCATCCCGGCACCGCCAGCATGGGAAAACTGCTGGCACTTTCGTTCGTGATCACGCTGGCCGCCGTGCTGTTGTTCCAGCCTGCATTAATGGGCAAACCGCGCGATGTCGGGCAGTAG
- the ispH gene encoding 4-hydroxy-3-methylbut-2-enyl diphosphate reductase, with the protein MEVYLAQPRGFCAGVVRAIEIVERALEKYGPPVYVRHEIVHNKYVVESLKAKGAIFVEDLSEVPPLAVTVFSAHGVARTVEEEAAARGLPVLNATCPLVTKVHNQGKRYMSKGRTLVLIGHAGHPEVEGTMGQVPGPVLLVQNVEDVAALTLPTDAPMAYITQTTLSVDDTKDIIAALQAKFTDIQGPDIRDICYATQNRQSAVRDLSKLVDVILVVGAANSSNSNRLREIGTEVGVASYLIADGSELNPDWLKDAKAVGITAGASAPEVLVDDVIEALRRIGPVTVSVLPGREENIEFRLPAELTAG; encoded by the coding sequence ATGGAAGTGTATCTAGCGCAGCCCCGCGGATTTTGTGCGGGCGTCGTGCGTGCCATCGAAATCGTTGAGCGTGCGCTTGAGAAATATGGCCCGCCGGTCTATGTCCGGCACGAAATCGTGCACAACAAATACGTGGTCGAAAGCCTGAAGGCCAAGGGCGCGATCTTCGTCGAGGATCTCTCGGAGGTGCCGCCGCTGGCGGTAACCGTGTTCAGCGCCCATGGCGTGGCCCGTACCGTCGAGGAAGAGGCCGCAGCCCGCGGCCTGCCGGTCCTCAATGCCACCTGCCCGCTGGTCACCAAGGTCCATAATCAGGGTAAACGGTATATGTCCAAGGGCCGCACGCTGGTCCTGATCGGGCATGCCGGCCATCCCGAGGTCGAGGGCACCATGGGCCAGGTTCCGGGCCCGGTTCTCCTGGTCCAGAACGTCGAGGACGTCGCGGCGCTGACGCTGCCGACCGACGCCCCAATGGCCTATATCACCCAGACCACCCTCAGCGTGGACGACACAAAGGACATAATTGCCGCCCTTCAGGCCAAATTTACAGATATTCAAGGCCCCGACATCCGGGATATCTGCTATGCGACACAGAACCGCCAATCTGCGGTAAGGGACCTGAGCAAGCTGGTGGACGTCATCTTGGTGGTGGGGGCCGCCAATAGTTCCAACTCAAACAGGCTTCGCGAAATCGGCACCGAGGTCGGCGTCGCGAGTTATCTCATTGCCGATGGGAGCGAGCTCAACCCTGATTGGCTGAAGGATGCAAAGGCTGTCGGCATTACGGCGGGCGCATCGGCGCCCGAAGTTTTGGTCGACGACGTGATCGAGGCTTTGAGGCGTATCGGACCCGTCACGGTCTCGGTGCTTCCTGGCCGGGAAGAAAATATCGAGTTCCGGCTTCCGGCCGAACTGACTGCGGGTTGA
- the hpnH gene encoding adenosyl-hopene transferase HpnH: MAIPFFKEMRIGGYLMKQKLLGRKRYPLVLMLEPLFRCNLACVGCGKIDYPDAILNRRMSAQECWDAADECGAPMVAIPGGEPLIHKEIGEIVRGLVARKKFVSLCTNALLLEKKLDLFEPSPYLFFSVHLDGLKDHHDKAVSQKGVFDRAVSAIKAAKARGFTVNVNATIFDGHAAEDIAKFLDFTTELGVGVSMSPGYAYERAPDQEHFLNRTKTKKLFRDVFALGKGKKWNFMHSGLFLDFLAGNQSYECTPWGMPARNIFGWQKPCYLLGEGYTKTFKELMETTDWDSYGTGRYEKCADCMAHCGYEPTAADAALTNPFKAMWIALRGVRTSGPMAPEIDLSKQRPAQYIFSEQVQKKLSEIRRDEAAAAAAKQQEKASTAA, from the coding sequence ATGGCAATACCGTTCTTCAAGGAAATGCGTATCGGCGGCTATCTGATGAAGCAGAAGCTGCTTGGCCGAAAGCGCTATCCGCTCGTGCTGATGCTGGAGCCGTTGTTCCGCTGCAACCTCGCCTGCGTCGGCTGCGGCAAGATCGACTATCCCGACGCGATCCTCAACCGCCGAATGTCGGCGCAGGAATGCTGGGACGCGGCCGACGAATGCGGCGCACCGATGGTGGCGATTCCCGGCGGCGAGCCGCTGATCCACAAGGAGATCGGCGAGATCGTGCGCGGCCTCGTGGCCCGCAAGAAGTTCGTCTCGCTCTGCACCAACGCGCTGCTTCTGGAAAAGAAGCTCGATCTGTTCGAGCCCTCGCCTTATCTGTTCTTCTCGGTGCATCTCGACGGCCTCAAGGACCACCACGACAAGGCGGTATCGCAGAAGGGCGTGTTCGACCGCGCGGTGTCCGCGATCAAGGCCGCCAAGGCCCGCGGCTTCACCGTCAACGTCAACGCGACGATCTTCGATGGCCATGCGGCCGAAGACATCGCCAAATTCCTCGACTTCACCACCGAACTCGGCGTCGGCGTCTCGATGTCGCCGGGCTACGCCTATGAGCGCGCCCCGGACCAGGAGCACTTCCTGAATCGCACGAAGACCAAAAAACTGTTCCGCGACGTGTTTGCGCTCGGCAAGGGCAAGAAGTGGAACTTCATGCACTCCGGCCTATTCCTCGACTTCCTGGCCGGCAACCAGTCCTACGAATGCACGCCCTGGGGCATGCCGGCGCGCAACATCTTCGGCTGGCAGAAGCCCTGCTACCTGCTCGGCGAAGGCTATACCAAGACCTTCAAGGAGCTGATGGAGACCACGGACTGGGATTCCTACGGCACCGGCCGTTACGAGAAGTGCGCCGACTGCATGGCGCATTGCGGCTATGAGCCGACCGCCGCCGACGCCGCGCTGACCAATCCGTTCAAGGCGATGTGGATCGCGCTGCGCGGCGTTCGCACCTCGGGCCCGATGGCGCCCGAGATCGATCTCTCCAAGCAGCGCCCGGCGCAGTACATCTTCTCCGAACAGGTCCAGAAGAAGCTTTCGGAAATCCGCCGCGACGAGGCGGCTGCCGCCGCTGCCAAGCAGCAGGAGAAAGCCTCCACCGCCGCCTAA
- a CDS encoding phosphorylase — protein MDNSVDRNSNDPRPVLIVTGLVQEARIAAGPGMIVICSSSDPQQLRALLATLDPSTFRGVISFGVAGGLDPSLKSGDVVVATEVLAGDTRFLAGLALNEEMITRAALRRRRVVRGVLSGVEQVIAATACKAALHSETGAAAVDMESHIAAAYAAEAGLPFAALRVISDPATRALPALAKSAIKPNGDIDLGKVLRGVVRNPATLRALVSTGLDFNRALRSLRGCRGFLHGESFAMAEA, from the coding sequence GTGGACAATTCGGTTGATCGCAATTCGAATGATCCGCGGCCGGTTTTGATCGTTACAGGATTGGTGCAGGAAGCCCGAATTGCGGCCGGGCCCGGCATGATCGTTATCTGCAGTTCCAGCGATCCGCAGCAATTGCGCGCGCTGCTGGCAACGCTGGATCCTTCCACTTTCAGGGGTGTGATCTCGTTCGGCGTTGCCGGCGGGCTGGATCCGTCCCTGAAATCGGGCGATGTAGTGGTGGCGACCGAGGTTCTGGCCGGCGATACCCGGTTTCTGGCAGGCTTGGCGCTGAACGAGGAAATGATTACCCGCGCCGCGCTGCGCCGCCGGCGCGTGGTTCGGGGTGTCCTTTCGGGCGTCGAACAGGTGATCGCGGCGACCGCCTGCAAGGCCGCGCTGCATTCCGAGACCGGGGCGGCAGCGGTCGATATGGAAAGCCACATCGCGGCCGCCTATGCGGCCGAGGCGGGGCTTCCGTTCGCGGCGCTGCGGGTGATCTCCGATCCGGCCACCAGGGCGCTTCCGGCGCTCGCCAAGAGCGCCATCAAGCCGAACGGCGATATCGATCTCGGCAAGGTGCTGCGCGGGGTCGTGCGCAATCCGGCCACGCTGCGCGCGTTGGTATCGACCGGGCTGGATTTCAATCGCGCGCTGCGGTCGCTCCGCGGCTGCCGCGGCTTCCTGCACGGCGAGAGCTTTGCAATGGCGGAGGCCTGA
- the shc gene encoding squalene--hopene cyclase: MDKKIAVDSVATVDPVALEKSISSATEALLGYRQSDGHWIFELEADSTIPAEYILLRHYLAEPVDTELEAKIANYLRRTQGNHGGWPLVQDGPFDMSASVKSYFALKMIGDSVDAPHMVRAREAIRSRGGAAGSNVFTRFLLAFYGVLSWRAVPVLPVEIMLLPTWSPFHLNKISYWARTTIVPLMVLAALKPVAKNPKGVGVDELFLKDPKTVGMNKKAPHQSWGWYALFSTLDRILRVVEPLFPKKLRKRAIDAALAFIEERLNGEDGMGAIYPPMANIVMMYDALGKGPDYPPRAVTRKGIDKLLVIGEHEAYCQPCVSPVWDTALTCHALAEAGGEDTLKKMKQGLDWLKPRQVLDLKGDWAAKAPDVRPGGWAFQYNNDHYPDLDDTAVVVMAMDRARRQTGSKEYDQAIARGREWIEGLQSRDGGWAAFDVNNLEYYLNNIPFSDHGALLDPPTEDVTARCISMLAQLGETAQTSKAVANGIAYLRRTQLAEGSWYGRWGLNYIYGTWSVLCALNAAEVDHQDPMIRKAADWLVSIQNRDGGWGEDAVSYRRDYKGYEQAPSTASQTAWALLGLMAAGEVEHPAVVQGVEYLKATQTEKGLWDEARYTATGFPRVFYLRYHGYSKFFPLWALARYRNLRSTNSRVVGVGM; the protein is encoded by the coding sequence GTGGACAAGAAAATTGCGGTCGATTCCGTCGCGACAGTCGATCCCGTCGCCCTGGAGAAGAGCATCTCCTCCGCGACCGAAGCGCTGCTCGGCTACCGGCAATCCGACGGACACTGGATATTCGAGCTGGAAGCCGACAGCACCATCCCTGCCGAATACATCCTGCTGCGCCACTATCTCGCCGAGCCCGTCGACACCGAGCTCGAAGCCAAGATCGCCAACTATCTGCGCCGCACGCAAGGCAATCATGGCGGCTGGCCGCTGGTGCAGGACGGCCCGTTCGACATGAGCGCCAGCGTCAAATCGTATTTCGCGCTGAAGATGATCGGCGATTCCGTCGATGCACCGCATATGGTCCGTGCGCGCGAGGCGATCCGCTCGCGCGGTGGCGCCGCCGGCAGCAACGTGTTCACGCGATTCCTGCTGGCCTTCTATGGTGTGCTGAGCTGGCGCGCGGTGCCGGTGCTGCCGGTCGAGATCATGCTGCTGCCGACGTGGTCGCCGTTCCATCTCAACAAGATTTCCTACTGGGCGCGTACCACAATCGTGCCGCTGATGGTGCTGGCGGCGCTGAAGCCGGTGGCGAAGAACCCGAAAGGCGTCGGTGTCGACGAGTTGTTCCTGAAGGACCCCAAAACGGTCGGCATGAACAAGAAGGCGCCGCATCAGAGCTGGGGCTGGTACGCGCTGTTCAGCACGCTCGACAGGATCCTGCGCGTCGTCGAGCCGCTGTTTCCCAAAAAGCTGCGCAAGCGCGCGATCGACGCCGCGCTCGCGTTCATCGAGGAGCGGCTCAACGGCGAAGACGGCATGGGCGCGATCTACCCGCCGATGGCCAATATCGTCATGATGTATGACGCGCTGGGCAAGGGACCGGATTATCCGCCGCGTGCGGTCACCCGCAAGGGTATCGACAAACTGCTCGTGATCGGCGAGCACGAGGCCTATTGCCAGCCCTGCGTCTCCCCGGTGTGGGACACCGCGCTGACCTGCCACGCGCTGGCGGAGGCCGGCGGCGAGGACACGCTCAAGAAGATGAAGCAGGGCCTCGACTGGCTGAAGCCACGGCAGGTGCTCGACCTCAAGGGCGACTGGGCGGCGAAGGCGCCCGACGTTCGTCCGGGCGGCTGGGCGTTCCAGTACAACAACGACCATTACCCCGATCTCGACGACACCGCCGTGGTCGTGATGGCGATGGACCGCGCGCGCCGGCAGACCGGCAGCAAGGAATACGATCAGGCGATTGCGCGCGGCCGCGAGTGGATCGAGGGCCTGCAGAGCCGTGACGGCGGCTGGGCCGCCTTCGACGTCAACAACCTTGAATACTACCTCAACAACATCCCGTTCTCCGATCACGGCGCGCTGCTCGATCCGCCGACCGAGGACGTCACCGCGCGCTGTATTTCGATGCTGGCGCAACTCGGCGAGACCGCGCAGACCAGCAAGGCGGTCGCCAACGGGATTGCCTATTTGCGCCGCACCCAGCTCGCGGAGGGGTCCTGGTACGGCCGCTGGGGGCTGAACTACATCTACGGAACCTGGTCGGTGCTGTGCGCGCTCAATGCCGCCGAAGTCGACCACCAGGATCCCATGATTCGGAAGGCGGCGGACTGGCTGGTTTCGATCCAGAACCGGGATGGCGGCTGGGGTGAGGATGCGGTCAGCTACCGACGCGATTACAAGGGATATGAGCAGGCGCCGTCGACCGCTTCGCAAACGGCATGGGCCTTGCTTGGACTGATGGCGGCCGGCGAGGTGGAACATCCGGCGGTCGTGCAGGGTGTGGAGTACCTAAAAGCCACACAGACCGAGAAAGGACTGTGGGACGAGGCGCGCTACACGGCTACGGGCTTCCCGCGGGTGTTTTACTTGCGGTATCATGGCTACTCGAAGTTCTTTCCGCTCTGGGCGCTGGCGCGGTATCGGAATTTGAGAAGCACCAACAGCAGGGTGGTAGGGGTCGGGATGTGA
- the hpnE gene encoding hydroxysqualene dehydroxylase HpnE produces MQKNVHIIGAGISGLSAAVRLANANYRVHVHEATQQAGGRCRSYFDAATNLTIDNGNHLLLSGNRHALAYAKSIGTEAGLVGPKLAQFPFVDIVTGQRWQLDLGDGKLPLWVFDDARRVPDTKLLDYFALMPLIWAGTDKPVGNAIPCKGTLYDRLVQPLLLAALNVDPPEGSAGLAGAIVRETLLAGGQACRPLIARDGLSAVLVEPAIKLLQDKGASIQLGHELRELVMKGSHVGELKFGGDTIALGPDDVVVLAVPPRPAAALLPGLKTPSKFRAIVNAHFRFDPPKDAAPILGVVGGLVEWLFAFPQRLSVTISNGDRLVDMPREELAQAIWRDVCKAAGLPGELPLPPWQIVRERRATFEATPEQNALRPGPVTSFKNLFLAGDWTDTGLPATIEGSVRSGDRAADLVLARP; encoded by the coding sequence ATGCAGAAAAACGTTCATATCATCGGCGCCGGCATTTCCGGCCTTTCAGCGGCCGTGCGGCTCGCCAACGCCAATTACCGGGTGCATGTCCACGAGGCTACGCAGCAGGCCGGCGGCCGTTGCCGGTCCTATTTCGACGCGGCCACCAACCTTACTATCGACAACGGCAATCATTTGCTGTTGTCCGGCAACCGCCATGCGCTCGCCTACGCCAAATCGATCGGCACCGAGGCGGGACTGGTCGGGCCGAAGCTCGCGCAGTTTCCGTTCGTCGATATCGTGACCGGCCAGCGCTGGCAGCTCGACCTCGGTGACGGCAAGTTGCCGCTGTGGGTGTTCGACGATGCGCGCCGCGTCCCCGATACGAAGCTGCTCGACTATTTCGCATTGATGCCGCTGATCTGGGCAGGGACCGACAAACCCGTCGGCAATGCGATCCCCTGCAAAGGCACGCTGTACGACCGGCTGGTGCAGCCGCTGCTGCTCGCCGCGCTCAACGTCGATCCGCCCGAGGGCTCGGCGGGCCTTGCCGGCGCGATCGTGCGGGAAACACTGCTGGCGGGCGGGCAGGCCTGCCGGCCGCTGATCGCACGCGATGGCCTCAGCGCCGTGCTGGTCGAGCCGGCGATCAAGCTGTTGCAGGACAAAGGCGCTTCGATCCAACTCGGCCATGAGCTGCGCGAACTCGTGATGAAGGGGAGCCATGTCGGCGAGCTGAAATTCGGTGGCGACACCATCGCGCTCGGCCCCGACGACGTCGTGGTGCTCGCGGTGCCGCCGCGCCCGGCGGCAGCACTCCTGCCGGGCCTGAAGACGCCGTCGAAATTCCGCGCCATCGTCAATGCGCATTTCCGCTTCGATCCGCCCAAGGATGCGGCGCCGATCCTCGGCGTCGTCGGCGGCCTCGTCGAATGGCTGTTCGCATTCCCGCAGCGGTTGTCGGTCACCATCAGCAATGGCGACCGGCTGGTCGACATGCCGCGCGAAGAACTCGCGCAGGCGATCTGGCGGGATGTCTGCAAGGCCGCTGGCCTGCCGGGCGAATTGCCGCTGCCGCCCTGGCAGATCGTGCGCGAACGCCGAGCGACTTTTGAGGCTACGCCGGAGCAGAATGCGCTGCGTCCGGGCCCGGTGACATCGTTCAAGAACCTGTTTCTCGCCGGCGACTGGACTGATACCGGATTGCCGGCAACCATCGAGGGATCGGTGCGGTCTGGCGACCGCGCCGCTGATCTGGTCCTGGCGAGGCCCTAA
- the hpnD gene encoding presqualene diphosphate synthase HpnD produces the protein MTLHPAAANADYGATASGSSFYAAMRILPRDQREAMFQIYSFCRQVDDIADSDGPRPERLAALQQWRDDIDALYQGHPPPRLQDYAASIKTFGLKREDFLAIVDGMEMDVPQDIRAPDLATLDLYCDCVASAVGRLSVRVFGLPEEDGILLAHHLGRALQLTNILRDVDEDAGLGRLYLPREGLLLAGITTDDPQRVIVDRALPKVCLPLAERAKKHFEKADEIMKRNSRRMVRAPRIMSKYYRAILDLLLARGFAAPREPVRVHKWAKIAILLRYAII, from the coding sequence ATGACGTTGCATCCGGCGGCGGCCAACGCAGATTACGGTGCCACCGCGTCCGGCAGTTCGTTCTATGCCGCGATGCGCATCCTGCCGCGCGACCAGCGCGAGGCGATGTTCCAGATCTACAGTTTCTGCCGCCAAGTCGACGATATCGCCGATTCCGACGGCCCGCGGCCCGAGCGGCTGGCCGCGCTCCAGCAATGGCGCGACGATATCGATGCGCTGTACCAGGGTCACCCACCGCCGCGCCTGCAGGATTACGCTGCGTCGATCAAAACCTTCGGCCTCAAGCGCGAGGATTTTCTCGCCATCGTCGATGGCATGGAAATGGACGTGCCGCAGGATATTCGCGCGCCGGATCTTGCTACCCTCGATCTCTATTGCGACTGCGTCGCCAGCGCGGTCGGCCGCCTGTCGGTGCGCGTGTTCGGCCTGCCCGAGGAAGACGGGATCCTGCTCGCCCACCATCTCGGCCGGGCGCTGCAATTGACCAATATCCTGCGCGACGTCGATGAAGACGCCGGCCTCGGTCGGCTCTATCTGCCACGCGAGGGGCTGCTGCTTGCCGGTATCACGACCGATGATCCGCAACGGGTGATCGTCGATCGCGCATTGCCGAAAGTATGCCTGCCGCTGGCCGAGCGCGCGAAAAAGCATTTTGAGAAGGCCGACGAAATCATGAAGCGCAATTCGCGGCGCATGGTGCGCGCACCGCGGATCATGTCGAAATATTACCGCGCGATCCTGGACTTGCTGCTGGCCCGGGGCTTTGCCGCTCCGCGCGAGCCGGTCCGCGTCCACAAATGGGCGAAGATTGCCATCCTCCTTCGTTACGCGATCATCTGA